In the Hordeum vulgare subsp. vulgare chromosome 7H, MorexV3_pseudomolecules_assembly, whole genome shotgun sequence genome, one interval contains:
- the LOC123409303 gene encoding vegetative cell wall protein gp1-like encodes MASARGVAGLLCFALVAAAASAAQYRVGEQRGWSVPGAGAEPLNSWAARMRFVIGDQLLFVYPKDTDSVLLVDQAAYNACNTTTYVSKFQGGSTVFTLDRSGPFFFISGNEASCKAEQKLIVVVLSVEHTPPGLLPPPPPPQPSMPPSSAPPMPSPMSPPSMTPPMPSPMSPPSMTPPSATPMPSPMSPPSMTPPSAAPMPSPMSPPSMTPPAGAPMPSPMSPPSMTPPSGAPMPSPLSPPSMTPPSGAPMPSPMSPPSMTPPSGEPMPPTVAPVATPDSPPSPTGLAPSPGTPGAGGGSSPGTPGSDTNSPPAPGAGGASATTPGSAAAPVTAGLIGTLAAGIGYAMLAI; translated from the exons ATGGCGAGCGCTCGTGGTGTGGCGGGGCTGCTCTGCTTCGCGCTCGTCGCCGCGGCGGCGAGCGCGGCGCAGTACCGGGTCGGCGAGCAGCGGGGGTGGAGCGTGCCCGGCGCCGGCGCCGAGCCGCTGAACTCGTGGGCGGCGCGCATGCGGTTCGTCATCGGCGACCAGCTCC TGTTCGTGTACCCCAAGGACACGGACTCGGTGCTGCTGGTGGACCAGGCGGCGTACAACGCCTGCAACACCACGACGTACGTGAGCAAGTTCCAGGGCGGCAGCACCGTCTTCACGCTCGACCGCTCCGGccccttcttcttcatcagcgGCAACGAGGCCAGCTGCAAGGCCGAGCAGAAGCTCATCGTCGTCGTGCTCTCCGTCGAGCACACGCCGCCGGGactcctgccgccgccgccgcctcctcaaccCTCCATGCCGCCGTCGTCCGCGCCGCCCATGCCCAGCCCGATGTCGCCTCCTTCCATGACACCGCCCATGCCTAGCCCGATGTCGCCTCCTTCTATGACGCCGCCGTCGGCTACGCCGATGCCGAGCCCGATGTCACCCCCTTCCATGACACCGCCGTCCGCCGCACCGATGCCCAGCCCGATGTCCCCTCCTTCCATGACACCGCCGGCCGGCGCGCCGATGCCCAGCCCGATGTCTCCCCCTTCCATGACACCACCGTCCGGCGCACCTATGCCGAGCCCGTTGTCCCCTCCTTCCATGACGCCACCGTCCGGCGCGCCGATGCCGAGCCCGATGTCCCCTCCTTCCATGACACCGCCGTCCGGCGAACCGATGCCTCCGACGGTTGCTCCCGTGGCAACCCCGGACTCGCCACCATCACCGACAGGTCTAGCTCCGTCACCGGGAACACCTGGAGCTGGAGGCGGATCATCGCCGGGCACCCCTGGATCCGACACGAACAGCCCGCCGGCGCCGGGTGCCGGCGGGGCGAGCGCGACCACGCCGGGAAGCGCGGCCGCTCCGGTGACGGCAGGGCTGATCGGCACGCTTGCAGCAGGCATCGGCTACGCCATGCTAGCTATCTGA